DNA sequence from the Uloborus diversus isolate 005 chromosome 1, Udiv.v.3.1, whole genome shotgun sequence genome:
tcgtccatgttatggtaatttactcgtccatgctGTGGTTATTCGTTCgataaaatgagcttaaaattggaatagaaaaagaacaaaatcaaattttcgaaaaatcgcttcgaggtgctcacccctatggtacgaactaattttgtgccgaatttcatgaaagtcggcaGAACGGTCTtgacgctatgcgcgtaacagacatccagatatccaaagatccagacatacaggctttcagctttattcttagtaaaataaaatcgCCATGCTCGGTTAATATTTTATACATACTAATTGTTTTGAGATACCATTCCATTGTTTAacctttttattaaattttaaaataaatcaagttcaatgagaaaaaataaaccgccaaaaaacaaaattatgccATTAAAGTGTGAAATAGTTAGCCAAGCAAGAAGAAATTtcgtccaaaactaaacgagtGAACTTTCCCGGACATCATCATCGACTTTCTAGAAAAtgatcaacattttttaaattgtctaaGACTGAAAATTAggtcaaacatacctttttagCATTTAAAGCTGATTTCTAAAGCTGAATATAAATACTGCCGCGggcaggtaaactgcagtatctaGAAAGATTAAtgttcgagatatttgaagaaatttgttttggattcaatactaacagtggGAAAATGTTgcaattagacttttttttgcagtttgtttCAGCAAAAACCAAATAAGCGAACTTGTACACTAGGGtttacagaaaaaagaaaatttttgataagcaacttctaatagcaaaaataagttgtgtattgccatcctaaacatgggaaaaataataaaaaataataataatttttcttcagatcgcgcattggcagcaaagttttaaaaagaggtaaaaaatggCTCATTTTCAAGCTTCCTTTTAACAGTCTTTTAatgtatctttgaaaatatttacattcccttacagtttttagttcgcgcataagccgcaaatttacgtgaaatcaactaaaaatcgtcgttttgaacttattttatatGTTGCAGTATTTCCTCTTTTAGatcaaagtaatatattttttacagtaaatgtgcatTATAACAGCATGGAATACATGGGGTCTAAATGGGTACCTTCCCTTTTGGTGCCGTTTAGGATGTCCCAAAAGaggtcttttacatctttttgaggcaaatcagtgttaattttagTACAGACAATAACAATTTGGGGACCTTATGGCAAAGATCGCTTTTGGTGGCCAAATTATTGCTTACTACTTAGCTCCGGTGtgctttcatgcaaaaaaagcaCTAATTACtccagcactgtaaaaaaataattggaactgTGAAACAAGCAAACACCAATAACATTCGCAGCTGTAGCTCAGACCACTGAATCTAGTTATAACACAAAGCATCAACTCTTAGACATCTAGTTCCGAAGATGCTGTATAATATTACATGTATAGAAAAGACATATGTACCCCTTATTATGCATAATATGGGGTACATATGTCTTTTTTTGTATGTCTCTTCTTTAGTGTCATATAGGTTGACTTTACCCTATCTATTGattctttcacaaaattaaaaacgtataaaGTCATATGAAGTTTCCATTAATGTGAGCAGAACTTACTTAAGTTATAAACGGTAATAAAGTCACGGTTGCCACAGTGTTGACTGGCACAATTTCCATTGCACTTGAGTCGCGATGCTGAAGAAAGCTTGTTCATATTATTTGGATTAAGGCAATAACATCGGTGGGGGACAACGCCAGCCAGTGGAAAGCCTAAACCTCTGCAGTGTTCTAGACATTCCGTGACACTGATGTCTTTTTTGTCAAATATCTGCTCTGGTGGAGGGCGGCCCTTGAAGCAATTCATTGAAccctctgttaaaaaaaaaaacaacttctaatatttaaaataatttttgcaagcaaaTTTCGTGTAGTTGGTGGGTAGGAGTGCCATTTTGTGTTTTATGCAAATACGTCTATGTTAGAGTTATACTATCAGTTAATCGCATTATGTAGTATTAATCTCAGATTACCATCGTCCAAATCTTTTCGGCAAATGAAAAGGGCTCGATTACTGCAGACATCATCTCGCCATTTGTAGCCATTACTTCCATCGAGCATGGCACAGCGTTCGTAAATGGAGTTTGGTTGAGTGCTCATCCAGTTGCGAAAATTAGATACACTACCATCAAGCCACCGATATGCTGTGTTGTCTTTGGGATCGTATTGGTAGAGACCGATGAACCAACGCACTCGTTGATAAGAAGATCCCATGCCGTTGATAGTCTGCAAAAAGTGAATTTGggttaaaaattatacataattGAACTCACGAGAAGCGATTTTGGAAGCAAATGTAAAGGGTGACAGTTTTAAAGTCGATATTTACCACATTTACGTGTTCTTCACCGGATGGGCGATTCTCCTCGTTTGGTTGAGGTTAAGTTACCGAGttcatattatttctttaaaatttgacgCGCTTCAGccaaacaattgaaattttttaaaaacttaaattttctttcgtctttcagAGGATGCCAATTTTTTTTCGAGTTGGATTTTTGGACGAAATTGTTCAAACCTAAAAAGCTTTATTCCTCCAAAAAGTACCAGTCAAAGGAATTCTGCTAATTTAGTTAACTTTTGCAATAATGCCTCGTTCAACAGAGTATAATTACAATATAgtggaaggttgccgtcaatagACCGCTTCCATGACTGAACCACGAAGATACATTTCCACCACCAGAGTTTGTGCAGGCGCGGAATCAGTCAACAGGCGCGGACTCAGTCTGGTTGTGAAGCCTCCAGGTAAGATTTTTACTATTCGCTAACTAACGGTTGATACGTTCACTTAGTCATAACATGCTTTGAAAACCACTGATTAATTAAGCTTGAACATTGACTAGAAAGtacattttcaagtacaattccccatatttCATCACCATgaatcgtcacagcagtaacatctattagaatattcaaaatggCACAGCTATCATTGGATCGCAAATCAATTTGAACTATTCTCTTGAAACTTGGAAATGTTGATAGGTCGAAATTTCGCACAGGTTTTCAGTTAGAATATATTCTAGAAAGGTTTATGATGAAGCGGGATATTATATGCTACAATTAACTTTTGCAACAATGACGTTtcatatatggatgcctcaattgcaaaatcgattaactccacttttaaaaaaatcgtcatttctgctttaatagtgtttTATCAATGCTCAACATGTGAATTTATAAtgaagttttggttcagtacatttttgaccatatgatggcagaaaatgtaacacaagggcctatttactcctatggatgtataacaccatcttcttcataactattctctactttttgttttatggagttagtcgatttaGCAAGTGAATCATCCATCTAGCTTATTTTCTTGCTTCAACGTTTATTTGGGTTAATTTTTAACAATCACTGATGTTCctgtccaaattaaaaaaaaaaatctcaacgaaTAGGAGAATAAGGCTGAATTTCTGACGAATTTTAGCTTAAAACTCAAGTTTATGCAATCGTTTTTGGATATGACATTTAATAAATCTCAAAAGATTCGCGTGGCAGGTCCGACCTGTTTTGATATGACAAAGATAACAGAAGTTCTTACACCATGAAGTATAAACATTAGGCTGTGATCAGAGTGATATCTACTAGCGATCTCCCAAATTGCCAAATAAATAGTGACTTCAAATTATGCAACTCGTCGAAAAGTCCTTCGTAGGTTAAAATAATCACAACTTGAAAGAAATGAATACTTGAAGTActatttaagaaatgaaataacaGCAGTCTAAAATGTGCATAACTGTTGTAACAGCGTGCCAAAACTTACCTTGATGATGAATCCATGCTCTGAGCTACTTCGGATACTGGCTAAGAATCCGCCTTGTCTGTAGCAATAACTTTGAGCTTCTTGAAATTTTTGGTTGTTAGTAtccgaaaagtaaaaacatacgtttttgaaAGTTCTCCATGGTTTCTCACATTTGTCCTTTTTAGCAGCTCctaaaataaagcacaaaaaatttgacaagatcttgaaaaaaaaaaaataaataaataaataatttaacaatttagTTAAGTTGAAGTTTTTTCGTGTGCTTTGAAAACGTATACAATTTTCAATGCTGATTCAAAAAATAGCctcattactttcttctatatctaatacatagaagaaagtactgGTTTcgagcaaattttcgaatttcgaatttcgacggattcgagcgttttgaggtgtgctgagtccatttcgataaTTTTGCGAAAATaactgtttgtgtgtgtgtccgtgtgccCTGTATGTGTGTGACTGGTTTTttatggccgctctacagcaaaaactactgcatgaaatcgaacgaaatttggtacacatgtgCCCCTATGCGAACTTGTTCCCATTAGATTTTggagcgaattcctccaagggggtttGAGCAATGGAACgctttttgagttatgcgtgcctgctattccccaagaagtaactggcggaatcaaacaaaactcGGTCCACATGTTTCCAATAACAGATAAAGGTGTTGGttaaattttggtgtcaatatctcAAACAGCGAGGGCTAAGCTActgaacgttttttgtcgtcacttgtgactgatatatctcaagaaataatgaagggaataaaacaaaaatttatcgacaagtagttCTTAAAGGGTACacgaactgattttttttttctttagcgtcaacagctgaaaaggggatgGTGCAATCAAACATTCTTTATGTTTCATTGCGAGGGCCATATTTCATGAAGTAATGCTACTTTCTGGATGGAATGTCGAATAAATGTAAACcgatatgtaaacaggcgttggttgaATTTTGGCCAATCgctctaaagggggggggggatttttttgtgctaataaaaatagcttcattaatgcaacaataagaaagataaatcgtaatcgattgtcgtctgcgtattttacgtaattttaattgttgcaaaTGACCGGAAAACCTCAATGATTTAAACattactgttgccatcttgtgtttgttaataaataaaatatttgtaattaataaaaacaaggcttttaaaataactttaatttttcgctctttgctttgtttttgtgACAATTCGGAAATTGgtatggtcgtcaagtttttgcataatTATTAATGtgtttttgttgagaatattgcTCTCTTGTCAAACATGGGGAGGGATtagaattcataagaaagatatatAAGAAAGTTTCGTGACGGCCACAACATACCAGTTTTCATTTTGTAAGGATTTTCCAAAAATTGCTAATTTTGAaacttgcaaaaagaaaaaaaaacatcttaaaatcgattgaaaattaattttttttcatttatttattaattttttgttacacCCTGCATCATTACGTCCAAACACCTGAAGAAGATTGAATAAGAAAGGGAACTCTTTTGACTCCTCTTTTTCTAAAGAATATGATTtcaaaactagttaaaatttgttttacgaAGGTGTTAAATAaggtaatttaaataatttttataagctGCTTCATATCTTTATACTGACAACGAGAATCAATTTTAGAGGCAcctaagaaacaaaatttttaacttttccaaataattataatagcaataaaataaatacatattataTTTATGTCATTTTATAGGTTAGTATTGACACAACAAACTATTTTACGTCACATTTCTCATTTAAAGCTTTCTTATTCACTCAATGATAATTTaacaaaaacttttgttttaacaattgaattcttttttgatttattttccttCAAAGCAAACGTTAGTACAAAAAATACAGCTcacttaatgcaaaaaaaaaaaaaaaaataaaaaaaaaaaaataaaataaaataaaataaaataaataaatatacaaacttACCGATTAAAGTTAGGAGTGCGAAAAATGATAATGCGAAATAATTTCTTTTTGGCCAATGTATCAGAAATTCTTTAAGCTGAAATAATAATTATGGATTATTGAGTTCTTTTGactgtaaaaactatttcatgcaaaataaatattacagtaaaattattttgttttctgaagCCTCGGTGAACAAATTACTGAAAGTTAAACAATTCAGCAACTGATGTCTGGCATGGTGAATAAAGCAATAGAATAATCAATTGTAACAATAGAAAAATGTCTAACATACTGAGTTGTTTTAGTTTCAACAAGAATTGTTAATTATCTTAATAATGTGAACGAATAATTAAGGTAGTATGGCACTCCGTTAAATAGCTAGTCGGGGCTTATTTATTTCCATTCTTGAAATATATAGCAAGTTTACGTATGatcaatttcattcaatttcttataaaatttcaccaaactgtcaaaaagaaaaaaaaagaaacgtgtaCATGAAAAACTGGTAGGAGCTAATGTTATTTAGTAGTCGAGATCAGCAGTATTCATATTGTATGTAACTCTCACTTAAAGTTCAGAACTCAGAATTTTAAGCAGTTGGTATTCGAGCTCGTAAGTAAATACACCTTgaatataataatgaaaaaaaaaaaaaaaaaagataaattcctTTTAGACTCTCTCACGGTTAGTATTTAGCTTCGTTTGGTGGGTTTGTGTATAGAAGACTCATTAGCCAGCTTGTTGACTAAAGTTATATCAATTAGAGAAGACTAAGGCAAGCGCCATAGCGGCTCAGTAGGCAAACGGGCATTAAATGCACGAGAGGATCCAGCAATCAGGGAATCAATCACGTTATGCACACTATAGGCTATAACTAGAACAATCTATTTAAAGTAAGCTTCCTTGGATACAATGACAGCAATGCATACTATCCGTTGCCAGCTTGCAGAGACTCTAAACATGAGTTTTAGACTTCCTACTCATGAGGCAGTTAGTGGAATCAACTTTTCAGAAACGTTGCCTGCCAACTAGTCGAATCattcttttttgttgttttcacaataggcaacttagttgaatctaCTATTCTTCCAATGAGCTGAATTTATTTGAGCAGCTGCTCCaaaacgctgttaaaactgaacctaGTTGACCCTCTACTCGTTTACTGGTGTGTAGAGCaaacgcttggcaatgtcccgaTGAATGCAATCAACTAAAAGTTGATTACACTCATAAGGATGAGAATGGTAGTGGAACACATGTGACTGGTGTGCTCAACACACTAGGCACAGTTACTAGTTACCACTCGTTCTAAAATTGATTCATCTGAGTTGATTCGAGTGATGAAAAGCCTTGGCGTCTCTTCGAAGCAGTTTCCATTAACCCTTTTAACATGGACAGTAGAGTGGATTGCCGTTctatgtagaaaacaaaagtaacTGATTTGTATCGGGCTCGGCTTGAAAAAGGTGCCAAATGATGTTTTAAggtaaagtataaaattttatttgattaggATAGGATCAACAAGCCTTTTTTTGTTCGAACGATCTCAGAGAACatttcattcccatatttcattttttgatttgaacaattcttcgtttagttttgaacagttaaataaaaacttaacattagcacctactgGGAAATTTAGGGCAAATATAAATCcttcaagcaaactttgttgGGAAAAGCTCTAGATGAAGAACATGTATGGaatatatctttttgatttgaacgatttttcgttgaattttgaacagttcaaaaaactttacATTACTGCCTGCACGgaaattaaagataaattttgACCTCGAACATAAAGACGAGTTAGGGATCtttataaaaaacatatttagaaaatatctttttgatttaatAATAATTCGCTCAGTTTTGAATAGTTCATAAACCCTTAACATTAGCTACTACGGGTAAACTTCAGGTGAATAAAGTTTCTGAATTTAAAGGctgatttgcttcaaacaaacttcgttgGAAAATGCTCTTGATGATAAGCATGTACAGAGCATTTTTATGATTTAGCTATTCCCAAGGtagttttgaacaattcaaaatatCTCAGCGTCAACATCAacgca
Encoded proteins:
- the LOC129216707 gene encoding LOW QUALITY PROTEIN: uncharacterized protein LOC129216707 (The sequence of the model RefSeq protein was modified relative to this genomic sequence to represent the inferred CDS: deleted 1 base in 1 codon), which encodes MSFVLNCPTQLQNGVNIYSNIRLVISDPILKEFLIHWPKRNYFALSFFALLTLIGAAKKDKCEKPWRTFKNVCFYFSDTNNQKFQEAQSYCYRQGGFLASIRSSSEHGFIIKTINGMGSSYQRVRWFIGLYQYDPKDNTAYRWLDGSVSNFRNWMSTQPNSIYERCAMLDGSNGYKWRDDVCSNRALFICRKDLDDEGSMNCFKGRPPPEQIFDKKDISVTECLEHCRGLGFPLAGVVPHRCYCLNPNNMNKLSSASRLKCNGNCASQHCGNRDFITVYNLTFYKDTAESCDDLSQLGFSSPSTYVTKVGDEEKLQNCFSTEGNYVEIIACKFACCYSYA